The Engraulis encrasicolus isolate BLACKSEA-1 chromosome 24, IST_EnEncr_1.0, whole genome shotgun sequence DNA window tttgagttttgttgtctctttttcaccacctgctcttcctttatcatttgcagtgtaaatgtgagtaatatattgcgtattaagctgaaattatgacccccagtctccatttttgaagCTTTAATGTGCCTGACTTAAACccaacagactgaaacaatgatagaaaataggtcataacttttgaagtaaaccacatacagagacaaattaacacatttaccctcacaatattaacctgaggaatgctattaagttgttgtctttgacatttcacaacatttgaacagcattttttgtcataatcagcaataaaatggcctaaaatatgtagactctgaagtatcttttcattcttttgagttttattgtctttttgcccaccacctgctattcctgtatcatttgcagtgtagatgtgactattatatcaggttttaggctgaaataatgacccacagtctccatttttaaccttttaatgcgtctgactggaaaccggcagattgaaacaatgatacagaatgggtcataactttggatgtaaacatcatacagagagattaacacatttccccatacaatgttgacccaatgaatgatattaagttttgtcttgacatttgacaacatttgaactgcattttaGGTCATAATTGGCATTAAATTggccattcaagtaggcctatcttgtcaTTCTTTtgggttatatttatttttcaacacctgctcttcattcataatttacattaaaaagtgtattaagagtattaagctggaataatgacccacagggttcatttgtaacccttcaatggacctgaatggaaccaacagattgcaacaatgatacaattcattgggcagtcatgggtaatttgggcagtcatgggtaagcagttagagcgtcagacttgtatttcaaaggttgccggttcgactcccgacccgccaggttggtgggggtaatcaaccagtgctctcccccaccctcctccatgactgaggaaccctgagcatggacccgtcccgccgcactgatccccgggggcgccactgagggctgcccctttgcacgggtgaggcatgaatgaaatttcattgtgtgctgtggagtgctgtgtcacaatgggagatggagtttcccaatgggctttcactttatttctttcaatggaggttaacttttgaagtaaaacacagtacagagaaaaggtaacccattttcccatacaatactgacccaaggaatgcaatgaacaatttttggccttttatcaacttttaaatacgcttctggacaaaaactgccttttaaaaaagccctaaaatctaTAGTAATTCTAATTTGGAGGATCACAGCAGCAAGCAACCAATCCACACTAGTGTTTTGTAGGTGCATGACTACCTGAATAATGCACTATCTTGATCCAAGTGAccagatttgtaaagtttgtcagccatgagtgtgttttacactggcatgtttctgtcctgtacatttggcataacaagcaaaacagtctatgtctgcagaaaaaggtgaaagacacatcttcatgttacaaattacatgtggaggttttgcaataagaaaaaggaaagaatatacgTACACCACAGACgctcccttgtcgtgagacacctgacgaagaccttacaggtcgaGATGTTGTGTGAGCTGTCCACACGTTAAATGATgacaagggagcttctgtggtgtgtggatagtctttccttttttcttgtgtgttcttttatgtcaattgttttttgggatgtgcctttaCCTCACATGTGTTGAAGGTTTTCCTAATAAGTCTTAAAGAAGCCTCCTTTGTTTCTTGAAcctctgaatgatgatggtgctagttggttattaagtggaagatatattttgaaaatgagatactgtttcaatctgaaactcaataacataatcaaatgtatactttaaatgagcaatgagaagcacccaataaaacttgaaagaatgaaaaaagactgcttattctctacacattttgggtattttaatgttatttttgtccaggaacacggtttaaacgttgatgacagtccttcacaagtacttcattgcatttcttggttcagtattgtatggaaaatgggttggcttttcttctctttgtggctTTCTTCAAAAGTCAACCCACACTACGTCTTTTTATATAGTATTataagtttaaatgttgtcaaatgtcaaatcaacAACTTAATTTCATTCCTCAGCTTAGTATTGTACATCAAAATGTGCTAATTTTTCTCTACATATACTTAAATtcaagttatgacccattctgtatcattgtttcaatctgttccagtcaagcgcattaaagggttaaaaatggagactgtgggtcattatttcagcctaaaacctgatataatagtcacatttacactgcaaatgataaaggaatagcaggtggtggacaaaaagacaatacaactcaaaagaatgaaaagatacttgagtgtctacatattttagaccattttattgctgattatgaccaaaaatgctgtttaaatgtcctgaaatgtcaaagacaactacttaatagcattcctcaggtcaatattatatgggaaaatgtgttaatttgtctctgtatgtagtttacttcaaaagttatgacacaTTCTGTATCATTTTTTCAGTCTGTTGGGTTTCAGTCAGGcacattaaagggtcaaaaatggagactggggggtcataatttcagcttaatacgcaatataatactcacatttacactgcaaatgataaaggaagagcaggtggtgaaaaagagacaacaaaactcaaaagaatgaaaagatagttgagtgtctacatattttgggtcattttatcgctgtttctgagcaaatatgccgtttaaatgttgtcaaaagtcaaaaacaacaacttaaattcattcctcaggtcaatattgtatgggaaaatgtgttcatttgtctctgtatgtagtttacttcaaaagttatgacctattctctgtcattgcttcaatctgttgggttcctgtcaggtgcattaaatggttaaaaatgaaggccatgggacattatttcagcttggcacctgtacAATTCTgaaagtagacactctaaagatacaaaaaaatcaggtggcgtaaaaaaagccggggggtgcgcgtggacccccctttccaactcTACTAATATGAAGCTATCCATTTTATTGATCGTTTATTACAGTAAGATGTGCACTGTATTTGATATATTAGTTTAATAAAATGAGACGCATTTAATTCATGGGGAAAAGATAAACCTGGTTATTAATTTGTGAGATGGAAACATTGATGGAGGACTGTGCATCTTGCTTGGTCAAGACTGTGCGTCTTGACTGTAGTAGTACTCTGGCGGCCTCTGCTGGGATTGAAAAGGAATGACATGCTCACTGTCAATGTCTACTTCCAAATTGAGGTTATTTCAATGGGAATAGAATAATTTGGAATAATATAAGGCCTACCTTAATATGTAGCCCAACTGATCCATAATGATGTACATATGTGATGTACAATATTCCGTTTACTGCTATTGATAGACTGATTTAGAGCTGGGTGGAGTTCACCAAATTTTTTGTCATTTACATTCACCCACACATAGGCAAAGGCCATCTTGGAAaaacagagactctctctctctctcacacacacacacacacacacacacacacacacacacacacacacacacacacacacacacacacacacacaataaatgtaAGAAGTGGGTCTCTCAGTGGCCTCTGAAGGATGACTTACAACTCATATAAAATGACTGAGAAACAGTAATTTATTATAGGTAAATCTCTTCATATGCATAATTACACTTATTAAATAGTCCACAACACATACATGTAAAACAATGTAAAACAATCATCTGTGACCTCAGTCCACATGGGTCTTCATGTGACAAGTCAAGCTGTATTTGTAGGGAAAGTCTTTCCCACACTGGGAGCACTTGTACTGCCTCTGCCccgtgtggatgcgtgtgtgtttctccagcGTGCTCTTGCGGTTGAAGCCGTGTCCGCACAGCGAGCAGACAAACGGCCTCTTGTCCACGTGGCTGTCCAGGTGCCTCTTCAGGTGCACGGCTAGCAGGAAGCGCCGGTCGCAGAGGTGGCAGGCGAAGGGCCGCTCCTGGGTGTGTTGACGCATGTGGTCTCGGAGGAAACAGGCGCGGTTGAACGTCTTCTCGCAGTGGCTGCACGCAAAGGCCATGGGACGTTCCTTGGTGGGTCTCATTCCGGAGGGCGGTCCATGCTCATCGCTGTGGACCTTCAGATGGCTGTTCAGGTAGTCCGGACGAGCGAAGTCTTTCCCACACAGGTGGCAGACGTGGGATTTCTCTCCCGTGTGCAGCGCTGCGTGCTTCAGCATGTTAAACCTGACACTGAAGACTCTTCCACAAGTAGGGCAGGGGTACGTTTTGTTCCTCCCTCTGCCcgtctttttcctttttccactTGAGCTGGGACTCTCACTGGAGCTTTCAGGACTTGTCTCTGGTTCACTGGCTTCTCCCTCTGTAGGTTTTGTTGTGGACTTGTAGGTCAAGGCGTGGCAAACACGTCCATTTTGATATGAAGACTTAGGTTCAGTTAGTATCAACACTTCAGTGTCAAGCTGAGCTCCCTGTGTTTCCTGCAGATTGCCCTCAGGAAAGGCGTTCACAGTGGCCTCTGGATCTCTTTTCACATGACTGCCATCGATACTGACTGCACTGGCATCTTCTTCAGCTATGTCATGGTCATTCATGGGATCCATAAACCATCCAGAAAGTTCCGAAGGCACCTCATCTATGATGAGCTCTGATTTGACCTCAGTTTTAATGTCCAAAAGCTCAAAATCATTTGCAGCACTGCCCAGACTACATCCAGTCCATGTTGGATGTGGTTTCTGATCGGAAAAGTAAAACCTCGTGTCTGACTCTGTTTTGATAGCCACGGCCATGGAGAACAAGGTCTCTCCATCTGTGCTGCCCATGCTGTCCCACTCTTTTCTATTCTAATTATTTTAATATCAATTTCTGACacctgacactgaagaaggttaaggcAGAATTGTCTAAagggcaataggcctacaatcaacaACCAGGAGTGCTGTTGGctcttttattttctattgtttcttaCGGAATAATCACCCAGTTATCTTTATTTTTGTTAGGATGAGCACTTTAGGCCCTACATAAAGTTTCTTGTTCTTTGATATGTCATGTGATCCAGTCGCATCTCAGTCTCCATCTCACACGTTTAGCTGGAAATGTGG harbors:
- the LOC134441226 gene encoding zinc finger protein 184-like isoform X2 → MGSTDGETLFSMAVAIKTESDTRFYFSDQKPHPTWTGCSLGSAANDFELLDIKTEVKSELIIDEVPSELSGWFMDPMNDHDIAEEDASAVSIDGSHVKRDPEATVNAFPEGNLQETQGAQLDTEVLILTEPKSSYQNGRVCHALTYKSTTKPTEGEASEPETSPESSSESPSSSGKRKKTGRGRNKTYPCPTCGRVFSVRFNMLKHAALHTGEKSHVCHLCGKDFARPDYLNSHLKVHSDEHGPPSGMRPTKERPMAFACSHCEKTFNRACFLRDHMRQHTQERPFACHLCDRRFLLAVHLKRHLDSHVDKRPFVCSLCGHGFNRKSTLEKHTRIHTGQRQYKCSQCGKDFPYKYSLTCHMKTHVD